A part of Podarcis muralis chromosome 13, rPodMur119.hap1.1, whole genome shotgun sequence genomic DNA contains:
- the LOC114583038 gene encoding olfactory receptor 14A16-like, translating into MLNQSRVNGFLLLGFSEMQELQIFHIIFFVTVYLVAFIENLLIITVIIYSHQLHTPMYFFLANLSLQDFGSISVTVPKSIANSLMKNQAISYSGCVCQVFFLVFFMVSHFIILGVMAYDRYVAICNPLHYETIMNKKACIHMATSAWIGGLFYSAMHTGTTFTVEFCSNVINQFFCEIPQLLKISCFDSYINEVRVLILGSCFGFVYFFLIVFSYVQIFRAVLRIPSSQGKQKVFSTCLPHFIVISLFMVSGMFVYLKPTSGSPSAFDLLVSMFYCMVPPIMNPVIYSIRNRELKIAFWKLLVNIFPQFLGKTHSSF; encoded by the coding sequence ATGTTGAACCAGTCAAGAGTGAATGGATTCCTTCTGCTTGGATTCTCTGAGATGCAGGAACTGCAGATATTCCACATTATTTTTTTTGTCACAGTGTATTTGGTGGCCTTCATAGAAAACCTTCTCATCATCACAGTCATCATCTATAGCCATCAGCTTCATACACCCATGTATTTTTTTCTGGCTAATCTGTCATTACAAGACTTTGGTTCCATATCTGTTACAGTTCCCAAGTCCATTGCAAATTCCTTGATGAAAAACCAAGCCATCTCTTACTCTGGCTGTGTTTGCCAAGtattcttccttgttttcttcaTGGTCTCCCATTTCATCATTCTTGGTGTCATGGCATATGATCGCTATGTTGCCATCTGCAATCCACTGCATTATGAGACTATCATGAACAAGAAAGCTTGCATTCACATGGCAACCAGTGCATGGATTGGTGGACTTTTCTATTCAGCAATGCACACTGGAACAACGTTCACCGTGGAGTTCTGTTCTAATGTCATCAATCAATTCTTCTGTGAAATCCCACAACTGCTAAAGATCTCTTGCTTTGACTCATATATCAACGAAGTCCGGGTTCTGATTCTGGGGTCTTGTTTTGGCTTTGTTTACTTTTTTCTAATTGTTTTTTCTTATGTTCAGATCTTCAGAGCTGTTCTGAGAATCCCATCCAGTCAAGGGAAGCAAAAAGTCTTTTCAACTTGCTTGCCTCATTTTATTGTTATCTCCCTGTTTATGGTAAGTGGCATGTTCGTCTACCTAAAGCCAACATCTGGGTCCCCATCAGCATTTGACCTCTTGGTTTCTATGTTCTACTGCATGGTGCCACCAATAATGAACCCGGTCATCTATAGCATAAGAAACAGGGAGCTCAAAATTGCATTCTGGAAGCTGCTTGTCAATATTTTCCCCCAATTCTTAGGCAAAACCCACTCTTCATTTTAG
- the LOC114583037 gene encoding olfactory receptor 14A16-like, translated as MLNQSRVNGFLLLGFSEIQELQIFHNIIFVIMYLVAFIENLLIITVIIYSHQLHTPMYFFLANLSFQDFGSISVTVPKSIANSLMKTQAISYSGCVCQVFFLVFFMISHYLLLGIMAYDRYVAICNPLHYETVMNKKACIQMATSVWIGGLFYSAMHTGTTFTVEFCSNVINQFFCEIPQLLKISCFDSYLKEVWVLTFGACLAFIYFALIAFSYVQIFRAVLRIPSSQGKQKVFSTCLPHFIVISLFLVSGTFVYLRPTSGSPSAFDLLVSMFYCMVPPVMNPIIYSIRNRELKMAFWKLLINIFPQFLGKNHSSF; from the coding sequence ATGTTGAACCAATCAAGAGTGAATGGGTTCCTTCTGCTTGGATTCTCTGAAATTCAGGAATTGCAGATATTCCACAACATAATTTTTGTCATAATGTATTTGGTGGCCTTCATAGAAAACCTTCTCATCATCACAGTCATCATCTATAGTCATCAGCTTCATACACCCATGTACTTCTTTCTGGCCAACCTGTCATTCCAAGATTTTGGTTCCATATCAGTTACAGTTCCCAAATCCATTGCAAATTCCTTGATGAAGACCCAAGCTATCTCTTACTCTGGATGTGTCTGTCAAGTTTTCTTTCTAGTTTTCTTCATGATCTCCCACTACCTCCTGCTTGGCATCATGGCATATGATCGCTATGTTGCCATCTGCAATCCACTGCATTATGAGACTGTCATGAACAAGAAGGCCTGCATTCAGATGGCAACCAGTGTTTGGATCGGTGGACTTTTCTATTCAGCAATGCACACTGGAACAACATTCACTGTGGAGTTCTGTTCTAATGTCATCAATCAATTCTTCTGTGAAATCCCACAACTGCTAAAGATCTCTTGCTTTGACTCATATCTCAAAGAAGTTTGGGTTCTGACTTTTGGAGCTTGTTTAGCCTTCATCTACTTTGCTCTAATAGCTTTTTCTTATGTTCAGATCTTCAGAGCTGTTCTGAGGATCCCCTCCAGTCAGGGGAAGCAAAAAGTCTTTTCAACTTGCTTGCCTCATTTTATTGTTATCTCCCTGTTCTTGGTAAGTGGCACTTTTGTTTATTTAAGACCAACATCTGGGTCCCCATCAGCATTTGACCTCTTGGTTTCTATGTTCTACTGCATGGTGCCACCAGTAATGAACCCGATCATCTATAGCATAAGAAACAGGGAGCTCAAAATGGCATTTTGGAAGCTGCTTATCAATATTTTCCCCCAATTCTTAGGCAAAAACCATTCTTCATTTTAG
- the LOC114583035 gene encoding olfactory receptor 14A16-like has translation MNARIGNESSVSEFLLQEFSAIREMQILHFFLFLVLYLATVFGNLLIISAVAFDHHLHTPMYFFLMNLAIQDLIAVSVTIPKSIANSLMNTRHISYTGCVAQVLSFVFFLSSDTALLTVMAYDRYVAICNPFQYEMVINRAACIQMVGGVWVTGFLNAVMHTSATFATPFCSNIVNQFFCEIPHLLTLACSNLYLTEIGVLVVSVIMVTGCFVFIVVTYVHIFTVVLKIPSVQGRKKAFSTCIPHLVVFFVFCFTGCFAYLRPPSKTPSDLDFALTLMYTFVPPMFNPIIYSMRNTEIKNALSKLLGFRQASVNISFWLILKR, from the coding sequence ATGAATGCAAGAATAGGCAATGAATCCTCTGTTTCTGAATTTCTACTCCAGGAGTTCTCAGCAATCCGAGAAATGCAGATTCTacacttcttcctcttcttggtATTGTACCTGGCAACTGTATTCGGGAATCTTCTCATTATCTCTGCAGTAGCCTTTGACCATCACCTTCACACTCCCATGTACTTCTTTCTGATGAACTTGGCCATACAGGACCTAATTGCTGTTTCAGTCACTATCCCCAAATCCATAGCCAATTCTCTCATGAACACCAGACACATTTCTTATACTGGATGTGTTGCTCAGGTTCtctcatttgttttctttttatcatcTGATACCGCCCTGCTTACAGTCATGGCATATGATCGCTATGTTGCCATTTGCAATCCATTCCAATATGAAATGGTGATAAACAGGGCAGCCTGTATACAAATGGTTGGTGGTGTGTGGGTCACAGGATTTCTTAATGCAGTCATGCACACTAGTGCAACCTTTGCTACACCTTTCTGTTCAAACATTGTCAATCAGTTCTTCTGTGAGATCCCACATTTACTTACACTTGCCTGCTCAAACTTATACCTAACAGAAATTGGAGTTTTGGTGGTGAGTGTAATCATGGTGACTGGCTGCTTTGTCTTCATTGTTGTCACTTATGTACACATCTTCACTGTTGTCCTGAAAATTCCTTCTGTTCAGGGAAGGAAAAAGGCCTTCTCCACTTGCATACCCCACCTTGTTGTCTTCTTCgtattttgtttcacaggatgtttTGCTTACCTTAGGCCTCCATCTAAAACTCCATCTGATCTGGACTTTGCATTAACTTTGATGTATACTTTTGTTCCACCCATGTTCAATCCAATAATCTACAGTATGAGAAATAcagagattaaaaatgcattatcaaAATTACTTGGTTTCAGGCAAGCTTCTGTTAATATCTCTTTCTGGCTTATTCTGAAAAGGTGA